A region of Mobula birostris isolate sMobBir1 chromosome X, sMobBir1.hap1, whole genome shotgun sequence DNA encodes the following proteins:
- the c1ql1l2 gene encoding C1q-related factor gives MVLILVIVIPVLVSWLGTAAHYQMLGTCRMVCEPYLGSSPSISPGLEALSEQQHLAPPSTLLQGAPGKPGRPGKPGAPGPPGEPGPPGPRGPAGEKGEAGKPGLPGVPGAGPDAISAATYSTVPRVAFYAGLKNPHEGYEILKFDDVVTNLGNHYDGSSGKFTCSIPGTYFFTYHVLMRGGDGTSMWADLCKNGQVRSSAIAQDADQNYDYASNSVILHLDAGDEVYIKLDGGKAHGGNSNKYSTFSGFIIYTD, from the exons ATGGTGTTGATCCTGGTCATTGTCATCCCGGTGCTGGTCAGCTGGCTGGGTACGGCTGCCCACTACCAGATGCTGGGCACCTGCCGCATGGTGTGCGAGCCCTACCTGGGCAGTAGCCCAAGCATCAGCCCCGGTCTCGAAGCGCTGAGCGAGCAACAGCACCTGGCGCCTCCCTCTACCCTGCTCCAGGGAGCTCCGGGTAAACCGGGACGTCCCGGCAAACCAGGGGCGCCGGGGCCGCCAGGAGAGCCGGGACCCCCGGGCCCGAGGGGGCCAgcgggggagaagggggaggcggGAAAGCCGGGACTACCCGGTGTCCCCGGGGCCGGTCCGGATGCTATCAGCGCCGCCACCTACAGCACCGTGCCCCGGGTGGCGTTCTATGCCGGCCTGAAAAACCCGCACGAGGGATACGAGATCCTCAAGTTCGACGATGTGGTGACCAACCTGGGCAATCACTACGACGGCTCCAGTGGCAAGTTCACCTGCTCCATCCCCGGCACCTACTTCTTCACCTACCACGTCCTAATGCGAGGCGGCGACGGCACCAGCATGTGGGCAGATCTCTGCAAGAACGGACAG GTCCGCTCCAGTGCAATCGCCCAGGACGCCGACCAGAACTACGACTACGCCAGTAACAGCGTCATTCTCCACTTGGACGCGGGAGATGAAGTTTACATCAAGCTGGACGGTGGCAAAGCACACGGAGGCAACAGCAACAAGTACAGCACCTTCTCGGGGTTTATAATTTACACTGACTGA